One window from the genome of Sulfodiicoccus acidiphilus encodes:
- a CDS encoding metal-dependent transcriptional regulator, with product MRISRKEYNYITEISNEASNGRGARLTQLAKNLKVSPASAYEEVFHLVSKGLVRREGEYIYVTEEGNRELLYAKKAHRVIETFLVKTGMGVEDACRLTDKFDLQVPEEVVEHIYRFLGKPERCPHSHEIPDVKSEGGAK from the coding sequence GTGAGGATCTCCAGGAAGGAATACAACTACATCACCGAGATAAGTAACGAGGCCTCAAATGGAAGAGGTGCTAGGTTGACTCAGTTGGCGAAAAACCTGAAAGTTTCCCCAGCCAGCGCCTACGAGGAGGTCTTTCACTTAGTAAGCAAAGGCCTGGTTAGACGGGAAGGGGAGTATATTTATGTTACAGAGGAGGGAAATAGGGAGCTACTCTACGCCAAAAAGGCGCATAGAGTAATAGAAACGTTCCTAGTTAAGACTGGCATGGGAGTTGAGGACGCGTGTAGGCTCACTGATAAATTCGACTTGCAGGTGCCCGAGGAGGTTGTAGAGCATATTTATCGGTTTCTAGGCAAGCCCGAACGCTGTCCACACAGTCACGAAATACCTGACGTTAAGTCTGAAGGAGGAGCTAAGTAA
- a CDS encoding metallopeptidase TldD-related protein has protein sequence MGYFEYSIYATLEGYRLIDLDLLLTKIKESGGECVIYAEEVEKYSLVWRGQLIPSYQTNTEYFVKVVKWGGSVELTFNEGVNVHNILDEIEKRYSPDPYAEVVKPDPLDKIDLRDPKLDDVVKAGTELGIEMGLTDPTGNMTGEVEVGRKRRVVKSTNDKEVSEVITVVKLRKWGWNNYGGVEEASSTRLDDPSLGRVIDFTPYRGGGSERVSGERLVEFGPKAASQIVKRIILPLTYPELWDSNSHIVLNQSMELYDQPRDPFSPHSRSFDDEGLRTSTSLLTKDGELRPVTNARWSKRLGLLNTKSATWIDSRLTARPTNVEIRGDKAEMEGDIFVEEVEDITDYTLSDIVLISVVRAYLKSEGKTLKPTIIRLSLKDFLQNMKLGTKAPQRYGNIKTPSLISRATLL, from the coding sequence GTGGGTTACTTTGAGTACTCCATCTATGCTACTCTCGAGGGCTACAGATTGATCGATCTGGATCTGCTATTAACTAAGATCAAAGAGAGCGGTGGAGAGTGTGTGATTTATGCCGAAGAGGTGGAGAAGTACTCCCTAGTCTGGAGGGGACAACTAATTCCTTCGTATCAAACCAATACCGAATATTTCGTGAAGGTCGTGAAGTGGGGAGGGTCAGTGGAACTAACGTTCAATGAAGGTGTGAATGTCCATAACATCCTTGACGAGATTGAAAAGAGGTACTCTCCAGATCCTTATGCTGAAGTAGTGAAACCAGATCCGTTGGATAAAATTGACTTGAGGGATCCTAAATTGGATGATGTAGTTAAGGCAGGAACCGAATTGGGTATAGAAATGGGTCTGACGGATCCGACAGGAAATATGACTGGAGAGGTAGAGGTTGGAAGAAAAAGGAGGGTTGTCAAGAGCACCAACGATAAGGAAGTTAGTGAAGTAATAACTGTGGTGAAATTGAGGAAATGGGGCTGGAACAACTACGGAGGAGTCGAAGAGGCATCTTCAACACGACTTGACGATCCAAGTTTAGGGAGAGTGATTGATTTCACACCATATCGTGGAGGGGGTAGTGAAAGGGTGTCTGGAGAAAGGCTGGTGGAATTTGGCCCTAAAGCAGCCTCTCAAATAGTAAAGCGAATAATACTTCCTCTGACGTACCCTGAGTTGTGGGACTCAAACTCCCACATCGTACTCAATCAAAGTATGGAACTTTATGACCAACCTAGAGATCCGTTCTCCCCACACAGTAGGTCCTTCGATGACGAGGGACTAAGGACTTCGACCTCATTACTTACTAAAGATGGGGAGCTCAGGCCGGTGACGAATGCGAGATGGTCTAAGAGACTTGGATTACTTAACACGAAGTCGGCTACTTGGATAGACTCTAGACTCACCGCTAGGCCAACCAACGTGGAAATAAGGGGTGATAAGGCTGAAATGGAGGGAGACATATTCGTAGAAGAAGTCGAGGACATAACGGACTACACCTTGTCCGACATCGTGTTAATTTCCGTAGTAAGAGCGTATTTAAAGTCTGAAGGAAAGACCCTTAAACCTACCATAATTAGACTATCCCTTAAGGATTTTCTCCAGAACATGAAATTAGGGACAAAAGCTCCCCAGAGATACGGGAATATTAAGACACCGTCGCTGATATCGAGGGCCACATTGCTATAG
- a CDS encoding AbrB/MazE/SpoVT family DNA-binding domain-containing protein, which translates to MARTEEIVKVSRNYQITIPSKIRQKFKITEGELVKVVYDDNENVVKIEPVRELWKGQ; encoded by the coding sequence GTGGCTAGGACGGAGGAGATCGTGAAGGTCTCCCGGAACTATCAGATCACGATCCCATCCAAGATAAGACAAAAGTTTAAGATAACTGAGGGGGAGCTAGTTAAAGTTGTCTATGACGACAATGAGAACGTTGTAAAGATCGAGCCCGTCAGGGAACTATGGAAAGGGCAATGA
- a CDS encoding universal stress protein codes for MMFTHIVVAYDGSEPAKRALNAATEIALKFNSQVDVIHVVDTLILAANGVSPIPDEVIRTMYDRAKSTVEEAASSLSAKGVKVKAVTLDGDPANSILEYATKNGADLIVAGSRGLSTLKRIMLGSVSTRLVTDSRIPVLVVK; via the coding sequence ATTATGTTCACTCACATAGTGGTCGCCTACGACGGCTCCGAGCCAGCCAAGAGAGCACTGAACGCAGCAACGGAGATAGCTCTCAAGTTCAACTCTCAAGTGGATGTGATACACGTGGTAGACACCCTGATACTGGCGGCCAACGGCGTTAGTCCAATTCCAGACGAGGTGATAAGAACAATGTACGATAGGGCCAAGTCCACTGTTGAAGAGGCAGCCTCCTCGTTGTCAGCTAAGGGAGTCAAGGTTAAGGCCGTTACCCTCGATGGAGACCCTGCCAACAGCATCCTAGAGTACGCAACTAAGAATGGAGCAGACCTGATCGTGGCAGGAAGTAGAGGACTCTCTACACTAAAACGGATAATGCTAGGGAGTGTCTCCACTAGGTTAGTAACGGACTCTAGAATACCCGTTCTCGTGGTTAAGTAA
- a CDS encoding DsrE family protein, producing the protein MVGLEEAKKKFLIVVTHGPEDIDRTYAPLFMASIAASMELDTSVFYMIKGPLLLSKSWQEEARKKGDNPFIRFFDLAKENGVKMYVCVQSLKDMCHMREDEIVDGVEIVGGSTLIDLTMEAERSLFF; encoded by the coding sequence GTGGTTGGTTTGGAGGAAGCAAAGAAGAAGTTCCTAATAGTGGTCACTCACGGCCCTGAGGATATAGACAGAACCTACGCTCCACTCTTCATGGCATCGATAGCAGCCTCCATGGAGCTAGATACCTCGGTTTTCTACATGATTAAAGGCCCTCTCCTTCTCTCTAAGTCTTGGCAAGAAGAGGCACGAAAGAAGGGCGACAATCCATTCATAAGGTTCTTCGACCTGGCGAAGGAAAATGGTGTCAAGATGTACGTCTGTGTACAGAGTCTCAAGGACATGTGTCATATGAGAGAGGACGAGATAGTGGATGGTGTAGAGATTGTTGGAGGCTCTACTCTCATCGATCTTACCATGGAGGCTGAGAGGAGTCTATTCTTCTAA
- a CDS encoding B3/4 domain-containing protein, giving the protein MTIEVEEDCRRLGIFVATSSAEKVKVEQSPEELRREVESIKEEIKGEDLTRNPVVRAYREFYWRIGLDPTKVRPSGEALRRRLINGRDFPFINNVVDSGNLASVRTLVPIGLYDLDKVKGTPRITVSRGGESFHPIGGNVDSLSSGIPIMRDDEKVMHVFPHRDSRLTAISQSTTKLLIVAAGVPNVPRELLLEAIKLTLYYLEKYCGASGKEVVVI; this is encoded by the coding sequence GTGACGATCGAAGTAGAAGAGGATTGTAGGAGACTCGGAATATTCGTCGCAACGTCCTCGGCTGAAAAGGTAAAGGTTGAACAGTCACCGGAGGAGTTGAGAAGAGAAGTCGAGTCGATCAAGGAGGAGATTAAGGGAGAGGACCTTACAAGAAACCCAGTAGTGAGGGCCTACAGGGAGTTCTATTGGAGGATAGGTCTAGATCCTACTAAAGTCAGACCAAGCGGCGAGGCCTTGCGCAGGAGACTAATTAATGGCAGGGATTTTCCTTTTATAAATAATGTCGTTGACTCAGGAAACTTGGCCAGTGTGAGGACTTTAGTTCCAATAGGACTCTACGATCTAGACAAAGTAAAGGGGACCCCGCGAATAACTGTCTCCAGAGGGGGAGAGTCCTTTCACCCCATTGGTGGAAACGTAGATAGCCTCAGCAGCGGCATACCGATTATGAGGGATGACGAAAAAGTGATGCATGTATTCCCTCATCGTGACTCGAGGCTCACAGCTATATCTCAATCCACGACCAAATTACTAATAGTAGCGGCAGGAGTTCCTAATGTACCTCGGGAGTTACTTCTAGAAGCAATCAAGTTAACCCTCTATTACTTGGAGAAGTACTGTGGAGCCTCGGGGAAGGAGGTGGTTGTTATTTGA
- a CDS encoding DUF1641 domain-containing protein, whose product MTQELTVEDPLDKLLQPSTLIALTKLMDSLPTLEKLMERVNDWEKKGYLDQISNLLEQGMSLYEAVQKADLINTLVSIGMDQMGKLQAFYPILEKMTDERTLTAIQEMDIGALLQGMSSLSPLLSKLGKEEMVKSMEKVDWEGLLGALNGVTPLMRKFSEPAVLKSINQINWDSLFTLLGKFAEMQANGSWDNLVKLLDVLGTPEVTGSLSMLLEKLARALREWIKNAPNAKPVGTFGLLTAGRNPDVAYALGLMLSFAEALGRSFRQ is encoded by the coding sequence TTGACTCAGGAATTAACCGTGGAGGATCCGTTAGATAAGTTATTGCAACCTTCCACACTAATAGCGTTGACTAAACTGATGGACTCTCTTCCTACGCTGGAAAAATTGATGGAAAGAGTTAATGACTGGGAGAAAAAAGGGTATTTAGATCAAATATCGAACTTGTTAGAGCAGGGAATGTCGCTTTACGAAGCCGTACAGAAGGCAGACCTCATAAATACTCTAGTAAGTATAGGAATGGATCAAATGGGGAAATTGCAAGCGTTCTATCCTATTCTGGAGAAAATGACAGATGAAAGAACGCTAACTGCGATCCAAGAAATGGATATAGGTGCACTTCTGCAGGGGATGTCCTCTCTCTCCCCGCTCCTGTCTAAGCTGGGGAAAGAGGAGATGGTGAAATCGATGGAGAAGGTTGACTGGGAAGGACTGCTAGGGGCTCTCAACGGTGTAACGCCACTAATGAGGAAGTTCAGTGAACCGGCCGTATTGAAGTCAATAAATCAGATAAACTGGGACTCCCTCTTCACTCTGCTCGGGAAGTTCGCTGAAATGCAGGCCAACGGTTCTTGGGATAACCTAGTGAAACTGTTAGATGTGTTAGGTACACCCGAAGTGACGGGGAGCTTGAGCATGTTGTTGGAGAAGTTAGCCAGGGCGCTCAGGGAATGGATCAAGAATGCACCAAACGCGAAACCTGTCGGTACTTTCGGTCTACTCACGGCCGGAAGAAACCCCGACGTGGCCTATGCACTAGGACTCATGCTCTCGTTCGCGGAAGCATTAGGAAGGAGTTTCAGACAGTAG
- the cyoE gene encoding heme o synthase — protein sequence MPAVRARLQSYAKLSKPRIVALLDLAAVAGALLAYERGLFNVVAFLSMLVGGSLASIGASMINESLEADRDKLMSRTSWRPTATGGVGTKEAALLGSSLVGVGTSLGLLANTLTAVFILLGALIYVVVYTILLKPRTYWNIVIGGFAGSAAAWAGYASLTGKFDLASFLLGFLIFMWTPGHFWSLALKYREDYARAGIPMLSVVTNERNTVLGIAISNFLMIPFALLLSIYLGLVYLIATALVSAALSYFTVRLVRNPTADEAWKSFKFSSPYLAIILMTIILVKTI from the coding sequence ATGCCGGCAGTGAGAGCAAGACTCCAGAGCTACGCTAAGCTCAGTAAACCTAGAATAGTTGCACTGCTAGATCTAGCGGCCGTTGCTGGAGCACTGTTGGCCTATGAGAGAGGTCTATTCAACGTTGTCGCATTTCTCTCCATGTTAGTTGGAGGAAGTTTAGCCTCAATAGGAGCAAGTATGATAAATGAGAGCCTCGAGGCCGACAGAGATAAATTAATGAGTAGAACCTCTTGGCGTCCAACTGCCACTGGTGGAGTTGGCACTAAGGAAGCAGCGTTGCTGGGATCCTCGTTAGTTGGAGTCGGAACTTCGTTAGGTCTCTTAGCTAATACCTTGACTGCGGTCTTCATTCTCTTAGGAGCGTTAATTTATGTTGTAGTTTACACTATACTCTTAAAGCCAAGGACTTATTGGAACATAGTCATAGGAGGCTTCGCCGGTAGCGCGGCGGCGTGGGCTGGTTACGCCTCACTAACAGGAAAATTCGACCTCGCCTCCTTTCTACTAGGCTTCCTAATTTTCATGTGGACCCCGGGACACTTTTGGTCTCTAGCCCTCAAATATAGAGAAGACTATGCGAGGGCCGGGATCCCGATGCTCTCCGTGGTGACCAACGAGAGGAACACAGTCTTAGGAATAGCTATCTCTAACTTCCTTATGATCCCCTTCGCGTTACTTCTTTCTATCTATCTCGGTCTGGTCTATTTGATTGCGACTGCTCTGGTAAGTGCGGCCCTCTCATACTTCACTGTTAGGTTAGTACGAAATCCGACTGCAGACGAAGCTTGGAAATCTTTTAAGTTTTCCTCACCATATTTGGCCATAATTCTCATGACTATTATATTAGTGAAAACAATTTAG
- a CDS encoding protein-lysine N-methyltransferase, which yields MSYIPHVPYVPTPERVVKQMLEIAKVSPGDVVYDLGCGDGRVVVTAAKDFNVKKAVGVEINDERIREVQDNIKKNGVEGRVQVIKGNFFEVDVSEATVVTMFLLTNVNEMLRPKLEKELRPGTRVISHEFEMRGWTPKQVVRVEDGNMTHTVYLYVIGENK from the coding sequence TTGAGCTACATTCCACACGTACCTTACGTTCCTACCCCTGAGAGGGTAGTGAAGCAAATGTTAGAGATAGCTAAGGTCAGTCCAGGCGACGTTGTCTACGACTTAGGCTGCGGTGACGGTAGGGTAGTAGTTACTGCAGCTAAGGACTTCAATGTAAAGAAGGCGGTAGGAGTGGAGATCAACGACGAAAGGATCAGAGAAGTTCAGGATAACATAAAGAAGAACGGTGTAGAGGGAAGGGTGCAAGTGATCAAGGGGAACTTCTTCGAAGTTGACGTTTCGGAAGCTACAGTGGTTACCATGTTCCTTCTGACCAATGTAAACGAGATGTTAAGGCCTAAACTAGAGAAGGAGTTGAGGCCTGGTACTAGAGTAATCTCTCACGAGTTTGAGATGCGTGGATGGACTCCCAAGCAGGTAGTTAGGGTTGAAGACGGTAACATGACTCACACCGTTTATCTTTATGTTATAGGTGAAAATAAGTGA
- a CDS encoding homoserine dehydrogenase, which yields MKVLLLGYGNVGKAFVELLRENQLNVKVVGAFKRGGLVAPLGGEEKAVEIEKGLEQLSPDVLVDVSSPNYVNGEPSVSAYLEAFKRGIHVITANKAPLALKFGEILDEARKRKASLGFQATVMSGVPSVNLRRVLPALKVYELRGILNGTTNYILSKMHDGLSFDQALKEAQEQGFAEPDPTLDVNGFDSAAKLTILANVYFGCRKSIKDVRFSGIEHIDFSEVGRWRNEGLKPKLVAKASRSELRVSVEALTRNDPLYHVDGVTNGLLIRTDIQDIFISGPGAGPKRAAYGILSDLLIISSGQSIEF from the coding sequence TTGAAAGTGTTGTTGTTAGGATATGGAAACGTGGGAAAGGCCTTCGTGGAGCTCCTAAGAGAGAACCAATTGAACGTGAAAGTGGTGGGGGCTTTCAAGAGAGGAGGACTAGTCGCCCCATTAGGGGGTGAGGAAAAGGCCGTTGAAATCGAGAAGGGCCTAGAACAACTCTCTCCAGACGTATTAGTTGACGTTTCGTCTCCAAACTACGTTAATGGAGAACCCTCCGTATCAGCCTACCTGGAGGCCTTCAAGAGAGGAATCCACGTAATAACCGCGAATAAGGCCCCATTGGCACTCAAATTCGGGGAGATTTTAGATGAGGCTAGGAAAAGGAAGGCCTCGCTGGGGTTTCAAGCAACAGTCATGAGTGGTGTGCCCTCCGTTAACCTTAGGAGGGTGTTGCCAGCCTTGAAGGTATATGAATTAAGGGGAATCCTTAACGGTACCACTAACTACATTCTCTCCAAAATGCATGATGGATTAAGCTTCGACCAGGCATTAAAGGAAGCTCAAGAGCAGGGATTTGCGGAACCAGATCCCACCTTGGATGTAAATGGTTTCGACTCCGCTGCCAAATTAACCATATTAGCGAATGTGTATTTTGGATGTAGAAAGTCGATCAAAGACGTACGGTTCTCCGGAATAGAGCATATAGACTTCTCTGAAGTAGGTAGATGGAGGAATGAAGGACTGAAGCCGAAGTTGGTCGCTAAGGCTTCCAGGTCTGAACTTAGGGTTTCCGTCGAAGCCCTGACTCGGAACGATCCCCTCTATCATGTAGACGGTGTCACTAACGGGTTACTAATTCGTACTGATATTCAAGACATATTCATTTCCGGCCCTGGGGCAGGCCCAAAGAGGGCAGCCTACGGAATTCTAAGTGACCTACTTATCATCTCTAGCGGGCAGTCGATTGAGTTTTAA
- a CDS encoding DUF2286 domain-containing protein — protein MKILLLKSERGRVTSEQLMEGELRAAVTSVAKKALEEWDVDKSDFVILKDVHEIRKKLPLSPSLYEVISKYLKGKEQGEALAEVPVYIISFDNDWEEEDFKDRSVYLIAPYLDEESKNEMKEYAEELTIEETEETDEDQESEE, from the coding sequence GTGAAGATTTTGCTTTTGAAAAGTGAGAGAGGAAGAGTGACTTCAGAACAATTGATGGAAGGTGAGCTCAGGGCCGCTGTTACATCTGTAGCTAAGAAGGCATTAGAGGAGTGGGATGTGGATAAGTCGGATTTCGTTATATTGAAGGACGTTCACGAAATAAGGAAGAAGCTTCCTCTCTCCCCCTCACTCTATGAAGTGATAAGTAAATACCTTAAAGGAAAGGAACAGGGAGAAGCCCTAGCTGAGGTCCCAGTGTACATAATAAGTTTCGATAATGACTGGGAGGAAGAGGACTTCAAGGACAGAAGTGTATATCTGATCGCGCCGTATTTAGACGAGGAGTCTAAAAACGAGATGAAAGAGTATGCGGAAGAGTTGACTATCGAGGAGACTGAAGAGACTGACGAGGATCAGGAGTCTGAGGAGTGA
- a CDS encoding dihydrolipoyl dehydrogenase family protein, protein MALLTAYDVVVIGSGPAGYMASSLLSRAGKSVLVIERGRFGGVCVNFGCVPSIFLHDLTSVISRFKEVENQFGLEGQLRLGKFVQRMREIRDRLSSAGEELVRNAGAEVIYGEAELKEDYVLIDGKPVKYGALLVATGSTPDTSLVKGGGVYTEDQVGEIDTPPETMIVVGGGYAGVEIAQFYARLGSNVTLVTEARLLGNLSPRLSEAIKESLIWDGVNVREGVKVTSVKEKEVVSESGSLKADVVILAAGRRPSVPRGTVGLGVVVDQRGILVNEQMKTENPRIWAAGDVVSKSGPKNAHTAMHEATVVYRNMMGQRCSVDYNAVPELVYTDPEVGKVGEEQSVREWAYFPLNVTTRSIITGFTEGFVRIGIDSSGRIVYGEAVGHNVEELMNALTIVVRAKMSLRDFSYTVLLHPSLGEALTGAAKSFFGEDVDMPLKLNRLPARDDK, encoded by the coding sequence GTGGCTCTTTTGACGGCCTACGACGTCGTAGTGATCGGTAGTGGACCAGCCGGTTACATGGCTTCTTCACTTCTCTCTAGGGCAGGGAAGTCGGTCTTGGTAATAGAGAGAGGACGCTTCGGCGGGGTGTGTGTCAACTTCGGTTGCGTACCAAGCATATTTCTTCACGACCTCACCTCCGTCATCTCGAGGTTTAAGGAAGTTGAAAATCAGTTCGGACTTGAGGGACAGTTGCGCTTGGGAAAATTCGTCCAGAGAATGAGGGAAATCAGAGATAGACTTTCCTCAGCTGGAGAGGAGTTAGTTAGGAACGCGGGTGCAGAGGTTATTTACGGCGAAGCTGAGCTTAAGGAGGACTACGTTCTTATCGACGGAAAGCCGGTGAAGTATGGCGCACTACTCGTGGCCACCGGATCTACACCAGATACTTCACTAGTCAAGGGAGGGGGTGTATACACTGAAGACCAGGTGGGGGAGATCGACACTCCACCTGAAACTATGATCGTGGTAGGTGGAGGTTACGCTGGGGTGGAGATAGCCCAGTTCTATGCTAGACTCGGCTCTAACGTTACTCTCGTTACTGAAGCAAGGTTACTGGGAAACCTAAGTCCGAGACTATCTGAAGCTATAAAGGAGTCGTTAATTTGGGATGGGGTAAATGTACGAGAAGGGGTCAAGGTTACTTCCGTGAAAGAGAAAGAAGTGGTGAGCGAGTCTGGCTCCCTCAAGGCAGACGTCGTTATTCTTGCTGCTGGAAGGAGACCTAGCGTCCCGCGAGGAACGGTAGGCTTGGGAGTGGTAGTAGACCAGCGCGGGATTCTCGTCAATGAGCAAATGAAGACAGAAAACCCGAGGATCTGGGCCGCGGGAGACGTAGTGTCAAAGTCAGGGCCTAAGAACGCACATACTGCCATGCATGAAGCAACTGTAGTTTATAGAAATATGATGGGTCAAAGGTGTTCAGTCGATTACAATGCCGTTCCAGAGCTTGTTTACACCGATCCTGAGGTCGGAAAGGTGGGAGAAGAACAGTCTGTCCGTGAATGGGCCTATTTCCCTCTTAACGTCACTACTAGGTCCATAATTACTGGATTTACAGAAGGATTTGTTAGAATAGGCATAGACTCCTCTGGGAGAATCGTTTACGGGGAGGCAGTAGGTCACAACGTGGAAGAACTAATGAACGCCTTGACCATAGTTGTGAGAGCAAAGATGTCCTTAAGAGACTTCTCGTACACGGTCCTACTCCACCCTTCGCTGGGAGAGGCCCTCACTGGGGCTGCCAAGTCGTTCTTTGGGGAAGATGTGGATATGCCGTTAAAACTCAATCGACTGCCCGCTAGAGATGATAAGTAG
- a CDS encoding metallopeptidase TldD-related protein yields MERRRRILDELRAKGATFADIREESLEVEVLEIEGDQRAKNWSYRTGVQVRGLFGGNWGVTISDDLHHVSSDQVVATALGHEKINIVRLRPARFKWVETSDDELWAVVEGLKSEIGVSKVKLYKERHSKKYLSTEDREIELNWNMFLTELSIGQGSLHKIVRRIGGLRPPSFSELKRIVEEASELIRVLKAEPKKHVRVGSVLMSPESVATVTLHWLNRVYPEPPSELNLEEEVGPSSLEIRDVPVPKEFPTVSPVPVDDEGVEGRELRIVHKGILEEIGTDRYSSAYYGIRPTGNGRAASFKDPISAHPRNIVIECGKEETAISSELVEGEAYMNHVWSIASAGRSLVVTGEGMSEGQPSLIEITLEASRPFSYLSTCSKERRTLPVNTKGLWVTLSTPSMLLSRATD; encoded by the coding sequence TTGGAGAGGCGGAGAAGAATACTTGACGAGCTGAGGGCCAAAGGGGCCACTTTCGCAGATATCAGAGAGGAATCCTTGGAAGTTGAGGTGCTGGAGATAGAAGGTGACCAAAGGGCGAAGAATTGGAGCTATAGAACTGGCGTTCAGGTAAGGGGATTATTCGGAGGGAATTGGGGGGTAACGATCTCCGATGATCTGCACCACGTTAGTAGCGACCAAGTTGTGGCTACGGCGTTAGGACATGAGAAGATAAACATCGTCAGGCTTAGGCCGGCGAGGTTTAAGTGGGTGGAGACTTCAGATGACGAGCTCTGGGCCGTCGTTGAGGGCCTCAAGTCTGAGATAGGAGTAAGTAAAGTAAAGTTGTATAAAGAGAGGCACTCTAAAAAATATTTAAGTACGGAGGATAGAGAGATTGAATTAAATTGGAACATGTTTCTAACAGAACTCTCCATAGGTCAGGGATCCCTACACAAAATCGTAAGAAGAATAGGTGGACTTAGGCCTCCTTCCTTCAGCGAGCTAAAACGGATCGTAGAGGAAGCATCCGAATTAATTAGAGTACTGAAGGCCGAACCCAAAAAACATGTGCGGGTTGGTAGCGTACTAATGAGTCCAGAGAGCGTGGCAACTGTGACCCTGCACTGGTTGAATCGTGTCTATCCCGAACCTCCCAGCGAACTTAACTTAGAAGAAGAGGTTGGCCCATCCAGCTTGGAGATAAGGGATGTACCGGTCCCCAAAGAGTTTCCAACAGTCTCTCCGGTACCCGTAGATGACGAAGGGGTTGAGGGTAGAGAACTTAGGATAGTGCATAAGGGAATTCTTGAGGAAATAGGAACCGATCGTTACTCTTCCGCCTATTATGGAATAAGACCCACAGGAAATGGGAGAGCCGCCTCGTTTAAAGACCCAATATCAGCTCACCCTCGAAACATAGTTATAGAGTGTGGTAAGGAGGAGACCGCTATTTCGAGTGAGTTGGTGGAGGGGGAAGCCTATATGAACCACGTGTGGAGCATAGCGTCGGCTGGTAGGTCTCTAGTTGTCACGGGTGAGGGAATGAGCGAGGGACAACCCTCACTAATTGAAATAACACTTGAAGCTAGTAGACCGTTTTCCTATCTTTCGACATGCTCCAAAGAAAGAAGGACTTTGCCCGTTAATACCAAGGGACTGTGGGTTACTTTGAGTACTCCATCTATGCTACTCTCGAGGGCTACAGATTGA
- a CDS encoding DedA family protein, which produces MDLISTLIQSLIGNYVGLFILMLLEGMSLPVPSEIVMPLAGAFSRDGFMSLWAVVAVGTMGSLLGSLVDYYIALYAGKAVIRRYGRFLHLNERRIDRVQSWFNKYGVAAVFFMKFVPGFRALISFPAGFGRMKIGKFTLATLGGHVIWDTVLASIGYVYASSWNMLIYLMDKYLNYIAIFLAAGLMMYFVFLLLRTRKGPLKD; this is translated from the coding sequence GTGGACTTAATTTCTACACTAATTCAGAGTTTAATAGGAAATTATGTGGGCTTATTTATACTGATGTTGTTGGAGGGAATGTCCCTACCAGTCCCTAGCGAAATAGTCATGCCATTAGCGGGCGCCTTCTCTAGGGACGGCTTCATGAGTCTTTGGGCGGTAGTTGCGGTTGGCACCATGGGAAGTCTCCTTGGTTCTTTGGTGGACTATTACATAGCACTTTACGCAGGTAAGGCAGTAATAAGGCGTTACGGGAGATTTTTGCATTTAAACGAGCGAAGAATTGATAGAGTGCAGAGTTGGTTTAACAAATACGGCGTAGCTGCCGTTTTCTTCATGAAGTTTGTGCCTGGCTTCAGGGCTTTAATTTCGTTCCCTGCGGGCTTCGGTAGAATGAAGATCGGGAAATTCACGTTAGCCACCCTCGGCGGTCACGTAATTTGGGACACGGTCTTGGCCTCGATAGGCTACGTCTACGCTTCGTCTTGGAACATGTTAATTTATCTAATGGATAAATACCTGAATTACATTGCTATATTTTTAGCCGCAGGGCTCATGATGTATTTCGTTTTTCTCCTTCTTAGAACGCGTAAAGGACCTTTGAAGGATTAA